A genomic stretch from Cloacibacterium caeni includes:
- a CDS encoding TonB-dependent receptor domain-containing protein encodes MKNIQKSLLTLLLLFVFQITFSQITKEKALVKGECGMCKDRIEKTALKSGAKTATWTAETQTLELEFDISKTSLDKLLKNIADVGHDNEKYKTDEDTYTALPECCHYDRAANFEEAIAAKNSEHTESSESHSEDHSQHTEKEKTIEGVKLTKYQEATALNKKEAGLVFNINSKELLKAACCNLSESFETNATVDVSFSNAVTGTKQLKMLGLDQKYTALTKELLPEIRGLASAYGLNFIPGRWISGIQLTKGGSTVVNGYESITGQINTEFVKFNKEPENSVNLFADFNGRYEANIVSTSKLNEKWGQSILLHGNATVGEMDDNNDTFLDRPKGNQINAAYLLDYNDLENSGFGSHFGIQYLVDKRIAGQVGFDDKLPQISQNKYGVNIDINRFQVWNKTGYIFKGKPYQSIGLMNQFTYHKQNSFFGLRNYFGEQKTYYSNLIFESIFGNTNHKYKTGASFLYDDYNEDYLAQNFQRTETVPGLFFEYTLTGLKYTLVAGSRVDFHNLAGTQFTPRINFKYDFSPKTILRLSAGKGFRTANIFAENQQFFASNRSVEISQNGGKTYGLKPEIAWNYGVSLQQDFKLFGKKASWITDFFRTDFQNQVLVDLENPQKIVFYNLDGKSFANSLQTQLDFSVAKNLDFRVAYKYYDVQADFASGRKEIPFMAKNRGFFNAAYSTKKEGKDAFWTFDTTVQYVGKQRIPNTASNPTHLQLPEFSDAYMTWNAQIAHNFNKNIRAYFGGENLTGTRQKNPIVDAQNPFGNYFDGGMVYAPIMPANFYVGFDVNF; translated from the coding sequence ATGAAAAACATACAGAAAAGTCTTCTGACTTTACTCCTTTTATTCGTATTCCAGATTACCTTTTCACAAATCACTAAAGAAAAAGCTTTAGTAAAAGGCGAATGCGGAATGTGCAAAGACAGAATAGAAAAAACAGCTTTAAAATCAGGCGCCAAAACCGCAACTTGGACCGCAGAAACCCAAACCTTAGAATTGGAATTTGATATATCTAAAACTTCTTTGGATAAACTTCTGAAAAATATTGCAGATGTAGGCCACGACAACGAAAAATATAAAACAGACGAAGACACTTACACCGCTTTACCAGAATGTTGTCATTATGATAGAGCCGCGAATTTCGAAGAGGCAATCGCTGCTAAAAATTCTGAACATACAGAATCTTCTGAAAGTCATTCTGAAGATCATTCTCAACACACCGAAAAAGAGAAAACCATAGAAGGTGTAAAACTTACCAAATATCAAGAAGCAACTGCTCTCAATAAAAAAGAAGCGGGGTTGGTTTTCAATATTAATTCAAAAGAATTATTGAAAGCAGCGTGTTGTAATCTTTCTGAAAGCTTCGAAACCAATGCAACAGTAGACGTTTCTTTTTCCAATGCTGTTACTGGAACTAAGCAACTGAAAATGCTTGGTTTAGACCAAAAATATACCGCTTTAACCAAAGAACTTTTGCCCGAAATCAGAGGATTGGCTTCTGCATATGGTTTAAACTTCATTCCCGGTCGTTGGATTTCAGGGATTCAATTAACAAAAGGAGGAAGCACCGTAGTAAATGGTTACGAAAGCATTACGGGACAAATCAATACAGAATTTGTAAAATTCAATAAAGAACCAGAAAACTCTGTGAATCTTTTTGCTGATTTTAATGGAAGATACGAAGCGAACATTGTTTCTACTTCTAAATTGAATGAAAAATGGGGACAATCTATTTTACTGCATGGAAATGCAACCGTGGGCGAAATGGATGATAATAATGACACCTTTCTTGACAGACCGAAAGGAAACCAAATCAATGCAGCCTATTTATTGGATTACAATGATTTAGAAAACTCTGGTTTTGGTTCACATTTTGGGATTCAATATTTAGTAGACAAAAGAATTGCAGGACAAGTTGGTTTTGATGACAAACTTCCTCAAATTTCACAGAACAAATATGGAGTGAATATTGATATCAATCGTTTTCAGGTTTGGAACAAAACAGGTTACATTTTCAAAGGAAAACCTTACCAAAGCATCGGTTTGATGAACCAATTTACTTATCATAAACAAAATAGTTTTTTTGGTCTTAGAAATTATTTCGGAGAACAGAAAACCTATTATTCTAACTTAATTTTTGAATCTATTTTTGGGAATACCAATCATAAATATAAAACAGGAGCAAGTTTCTTATATGATGACTATAACGAAGATTATTTAGCTCAAAATTTCCAAAGAACAGAAACCGTTCCGGGATTGTTTTTTGAATATACTTTAACAGGGCTTAAATACACTTTGGTAGCGGGTTCGCGTGTAGATTTTCACAATTTAGCGGGAACACAATTCACGCCGAGAATTAATTTCAAATATGACTTTTCGCCAAAAACCATTTTGAGACTTTCTGCCGGAAAAGGCTTTAGAACAGCAAATATTTTTGCAGAAAACCAACAGTTTTTTGCATCAAACAGAAGTGTAGAAATTTCACAAAACGGAGGTAAAACATATGGTTTAAAACCAGAAATCGCTTGGAATTATGGAGTAAGTCTACAACAAGATTTCAAACTTTTTGGCAAAAAGGCAAGTTGGATTACAGATTTCTTCAGAACAGACTTCCAAAATCAAGTTTTAGTAGATTTAGAAAATCCACAGAAAATCGTTTTCTATAATTTGGATGGAAAATCATTTGCCAATTCATTGCAAACACAATTAGACTTTAGCGTGGCAAAAAATCTAGATTTCAGAGTTGCGTACAAGTATTATGATGTACAAGCAGATTTCGCTAGCGGAAGAAAAGAAATTCCTTTCATGGCGAAAAACAGAGGTTTTTTCAACGCCGCTTATAGCACTAAAAAAGAAGGAAAAGATGCTTTTTGGACCTTTGATACAACCGTTCAATACGTAGGGAAACAGAGAATCCCAAATACCGCTTCTAATCCAACTCATTTACAGTTGCCAGAATTTTCTGATGCTTACATGACTTGGAATGCACAGATTGCTCACAATTTCAATAAAAACATCAGAGCGTATTTCGGTGGAGAAAACCTGACTGGAACTCGACAAAAAAATCCGATTGTAGATGCACAAAATCCTTTCGGAAATTATTTTGACGGAGGAATGGTTTATGCACCTATTATGCCTGCCAATTTTTATGTAGGATTTGATGTAAATTTTTAA